The following are encoded in a window of Lactobacillus panisapium genomic DNA:
- a CDS encoding ABC transporter ATP-binding protein, whose product MAFKSRKGKTKQVKLSDFFHLLNQLDLKKSLFVMGLTFSLVTSAANLVLPLLTRDLVDTSKWDKFNYHSMVIIIVIFVVQLVLGTLGGYILRYFGESVVKSLREKLWNHLLSLPISYFDENKAGESSSRLVNDTGVIKDLIASQFPNFITGAIQLFFSLIILFVMDWQMALLMFTIVPIVVLVLLPVGRIMARLGRKLQSATAEFNGDVSEKLSEVRLIKASNGENFEQKHGQRMIQKIFNIGVVDARVEAILQPIMTTLMMAAFAGILAFGLIRVGQGSLSSGSLVAFLLYLFNVIAPVANFATFFSQIQKALGSTERIQTILAIKPEKDKTSPKTDLANKTLTAENLSFSYEPGEPVLESVSFTSKPNSVIAFAGPSGGGKSTIFALIERFYQPDSGKIMIDEQNIAEIDLENWRSQIGYVSQNSAIFSGTIRDNLTYGLPGSLSDAELWRGLALAYADKFVKDFPKQMDTEIGERGIKLSGGQKQRLAIARAFLRDPKILMLDEATASLDSESESKVQQALDKLMVNRTTLVIAHRLATIVNADQIYFIEHGQVTGHGTHHELMKTHPLYARYVNEQMVD is encoded by the coding sequence ATGGCGTTCAAGTCACGTAAAGGTAAGACTAAGCAAGTTAAGCTAAGCGATTTCTTTCATTTATTAAATCAATTGGACTTAAAGAAATCTCTGTTTGTTATGGGCTTAACTTTTAGTCTAGTTACTAGCGCGGCTAATCTAGTTTTACCACTATTAACTCGTGACCTAGTTGATACAAGTAAATGGGACAAGTTTAACTATCATAGTATGGTAATTATTATTGTTATTTTCGTTGTTCAGCTGGTGTTAGGAACTCTGGGCGGCTACATTTTACGCTACTTCGGTGAAAGTGTTGTTAAGAGTTTGAGAGAGAAGTTATGGAACCACTTATTATCATTGCCAATTTCTTATTTTGACGAAAATAAAGCTGGCGAAAGCAGTTCGCGGTTGGTTAATGATACGGGAGTCATTAAAGACTTAATTGCTTCGCAATTTCCCAACTTTATTACTGGGGCGATTCAACTCTTCTTTTCGCTGATTATCCTGTTTGTGATGGATTGGCAGATGGCTTTATTGATGTTCACGATTGTCCCAATTGTGGTACTCGTTTTATTACCTGTTGGTCGAATCATGGCCAGGCTGGGACGAAAATTGCAGAGCGCCACGGCAGAATTTAACGGTGACGTTAGTGAAAAGCTGTCTGAAGTGCGGCTAATTAAAGCCAGCAATGGTGAAAATTTTGAACAAAAGCACGGGCAGCGAATGATTCAAAAAATATTTAACATTGGTGTAGTGGATGCCCGCGTGGAAGCTATTTTGCAACCAATCATGACTACTTTAATGATGGCCGCCTTTGCCGGCATCTTAGCTTTTGGCTTAATTCGTGTTGGCCAAGGCAGTTTATCTAGTGGATCCCTAGTTGCTTTTCTACTTTATTTATTTAATGTAATTGCTCCAGTGGCCAATTTTGCGACTTTCTTTTCTCAAATTCAAAAAGCGCTGGGATCGACTGAACGGATTCAAACGATTTTAGCAATTAAACCAGAGAAGGACAAAACTAGTCCGAAGACGGATTTAGCTAATAAGACGTTAACGGCTGAAAATTTAAGTTTTAGTTATGAACCAGGGGAGCCAGTTTTAGAATCGGTTTCATTCACCTCCAAGCCTAATTCGGTAATCGCCTTTGCTGGCCCAAGTGGTGGTGGGAAATCAACCATTTTTGCCCTAATTGAACGTTTTTACCAACCTGATAGCGGCAAAATTATGATCGATGAGCAAAATATTGCTGAGATTGATTTGGAGAATTGGCGCTCGCAGATCGGCTATGTTTCGCAAAATAGTGCCATTTTTTCTGGTACGATTCGTGATAATCTGACTTACGGCTTGCCTGGCAGTTTATCTGATGCTGAACTGTGGCGCGGATTGGCGCTTGCTTATGCTGACAAGTTTGTCAAAGATTTTCCTAAACAAATGGACACTGAGATTGGTGAACGCGGAATTAAGCTTTCTGGCGGACAAAAGCAGCGCCTGGCAATTGCACGTGCCTTTTTACGCGATCCCAAAATTTTGATGCTTGATGAAGCAACGGCTAGTTTAGATTCTGAATCTGAAAGTAAAGTACAACAAGCATTAGATAAGTTAATGGTGAACCGAACCACTTTAGTCATTGCTCACCGACTCGCAACGATTGTTAACGCTGACCAAATTTACTTTATTGAACATGGTCAAGTAACTGGTCACGGTACACATCACGAATTAATGAAAACCCATCCGCTATATGCACGTTATGTTAATGAACAGATGGTAGACTAG
- a CDS encoding MarR family winged helix-turn-helix transcriptional regulator translates to MTEFSSKYRDDSAASLGLSFAKVYNKWHKQIKDALQAIELTHPQFIVLASLAYLSQDEVEVNQVALSRQSGIDVMTVSTILKNLEKNNLVKREVSLTDTRAKAIKMTATGMEKVNEATPIIEKIDQEFFAVLGDKQAELNQILQKLVNQ, encoded by the coding sequence ATGACTGAGTTTTCATCAAAGTATCGTGATGATTCAGCTGCATCTTTAGGTTTATCGTTTGCTAAAGTCTATAACAAATGGCATAAGCAAATTAAGGATGCACTTCAGGCAATTGAACTTACCCACCCGCAGTTCATTGTACTTGCATCTCTAGCATATCTTAGCCAAGATGAGGTCGAAGTTAATCAAGTTGCGCTCTCAAGACAAAGCGGGATTGATGTTATGACAGTTTCAACGATTTTAAAAAATCTCGAGAAAAACAATTTAGTCAAACGGGAAGTCTCTTTAACAGATACGCGAGCTAAGGCAATCAAGATGACTGCCACAGGTATGGAAAAAGTCAATGAGGCAACGCCAATCATTGAAAAGATTGATCAGGAATTTTTTGCTGTCCTAGGGGACAAGCAGGCTGAGTTAAATCAAATTTTGCAAAAATTAGTCAACCAATAA
- a CDS encoding glycoside hydrolase family 73 protein, whose translation MAKRRKGKKQSNFVIILRTFIILFVLIIAFVAFRYYRRQAIQSEQIRQEQLAREEARQKIIRQHKAFIKEIGPIAKEVDREFELLPSITIAQACLESDYGQSSLSQKYNNLFGVKGTNPNTSAVLTTKEYVKGKWIVVKARFQIYDSYEASIRAHARLFQKGTTWNKQQYKHVLTAKDYRKQAHALVQDGYATDPNYADKLIKLIEQYHLDRFDK comes from the coding sequence ATGGCGAAAAGACGTAAGGGAAAAAAGCAGTCTAATTTTGTAATTATACTTCGCACGTTTATTATTTTGTTTGTGTTGATAATTGCATTTGTGGCATTTAGATATTATCGCCGGCAAGCAATTCAGTCAGAACAAATCAGGCAGGAACAGCTAGCACGTGAAGAGGCAAGACAAAAAATTATTCGGCAGCATAAGGCTTTTATTAAGGAAATTGGTCCGATTGCTAAAGAAGTTGACCGCGAGTTTGAGCTTCTCCCGAGTATTACAATTGCGCAAGCTTGTCTTGAAAGTGACTATGGTCAAAGCAGTCTGTCGCAAAAATATAATAATTTGTTTGGTGTAAAAGGCACTAATCCTAATACTTCAGCAGTTTTAACTACGAAAGAGTACGTTAAGGGCAAATGGATTGTGGTCAAGGCGCGCTTTCAAATTTATGATTCTTACGAGGCATCAATTAGGGCACATGCTAGGCTTTTTCAAAAGGGAACCACTTGGAATAAGCAACAATATAAACACGTTTTAACCGCCAAAGATTACCGCAAGCAGGCTCACGCACTTGTTCAAGATGGGTACGCCACTGATCCGAATTATGCTGATAAATTGATTAAACTAATTGAACAATATCATCTTGATCGGTTTGATAAATAA